In Gossypium arboreum isolate Shixiya-1 chromosome 5, ASM2569848v2, whole genome shotgun sequence, a single genomic region encodes these proteins:
- the LOC108452602 gene encoding cytosolic sulfotransferase 14-like, with amino-acid sequence MESKKSSLASSTPNISPSAQGLTQFQGFWIPTRIAPISSIISFQKYFQALDEDIIVASNPKAGTTWLKALVFTIVNRHSYKLSNTPLNSANPHQLISHFEIKFYKENLNPDLSKIPSPRGEESYGPFWEHALGYWNMSMEKPSNILFMRYEELKEDPVAQTKRLAEFLGFPFSIEEEKTGVVNQIIDFCSFNHLKELEVNKTGKMPRSIIPSNKLFFRSGKVGDYINYLSPTAVELLSNVLKEKLSESSLTFN; translated from the exons ATGGAGAGCAAGAAAAGTAGCCTGGCATCATCCACCCCAAATATCTCACCTTCTGCGCAAGGTTTAACCCAATTCCAAGGCTTTTGGATCCCCACTCGGATTGCTCCCATTTCATCCATAATCTCATTTCAGAAATATTTCCAGGCTCTAGATGAAGATATTATTGTTGCCTCTAATCCCAAAGCTGGCACCACTTGGCTCAAGGCTTTGGTGTTTACAATTGTCAACCGCCATTCTTATAAGCTATCAAATACCCCTTTGAACTCTGCAAATCCTCATCAACTAATTTCACATTTTGAGATCAAATTTTATAAGGAAAATCTTAATCCTGATCTCTCTAAAATCCCGTCCCCAAG AGGTGAAGAATCGTATGGACCTTTTTGGGAACATGCTTTAGGATACTGGAACATGAGCATGGAGAAGCCATCGAATATATTGTTTATGAGATATGAAGAACTGAAGGAAGATCCAGTGGCTCAAACAAAGAGATTGGCTGAATTCTTAGGATTTCCTTTCTCCATTGAAGAAGAGAAAACAGGTGTGGTTAACCAAATTATTGATTTTTGCAGTTTCAACCATTTGAAAGAGTTGGAGGTCAACAAAACTGGGAAGATGCCAAGATCTATAATACCTAGTAATAAGTTGTTTTTTAGGAGTGGGAAAGTAGGTGATTATATTAATTATCTCTCTCCTACTGCGGTGGAACTTTTAAGCAATGTTTTGAAAGAAAAACTAAGTGAATCTAGTTTAACTTTCAACTAA